Part of the Oncorhynchus tshawytscha isolate Ot180627B linkage group LG07, Otsh_v2.0, whole genome shotgun sequence genome, attggaaatctgtatttttggacactgatttggccgattttttaaaatattttttacacctttatttaattaggcaagtcagttaagaacacattcttattttcaatgacgccctaggaatggtgggtgaactgccttgttcaggggcagaacgacagatttttaccttgtcagctcggggattcaatcttgcaactttacagttaactagtctaacactctaaccacctgcctctcattgcactccacgaggagcctgcctgttacaagaatgcagtaagaagccaaggtaagttgctagctagcattacacttatcgtataaaaaacaatcaatcataatcactagctaACTACAAaaggttgatgatattactagtttatctagcatgtcctgcgttgcatataatcgatgcggtgcgcattcgcaaaaaaggactgtcgttgcgccaacgtgtacctaaccctaaacatcaatgcctttcttaaaatcaatacacagaagtatatatttttaaacctgcatatttagctaaaagaaatccaggttagcaggcaatattaaccaggtgaaattgtgtcacttctcttgcgttcactgaacgcagagtcagggtatatgcaaaagtttgggccgcctggcttgttgcgaactaatttgccagaattttacgtaattatgacataacattgaaggttgtacaatgtaacagcaatatttagacttagggatgccacccgttagataaaataccgaacggttccatatttcactgaaataataaacgttttgtttttgaaatgatagtttccggattcaaccatattaatgaccaaaggctcgtatttccgtgcgttatgttataattaagtctatgatttgatatttgatagagcaatctgagtgagcgatggtaggcagtagcaggctcataagcattcattcaaacagcacttttgtgcgttttgccagcagctcttcgcaatgcttcaagcattgagctgtttatgacttcaaacctatcaactcctgagattaggctggtgtaaccgatgtgaaatggctagctagttagcggggtgcgcgctaatagcgtttcaaacgtcactcgctctgagacttggagtagttgttccccttgcactgcaagggccgtggattttgtggagcgatgggtaacgatgcttcgagggtggctgttgtcgatgtgttgctggttcaagcccaggtaggggcgaggagggggacggaagctatactgttacactggcaatactaaagtgcctataagaacatccaatagtcaaaggtatatgaaatacaaatggtatagagagaaatagtcctataaatagtatattaactacaacctgcGAATATTACCTTGGAAttttgaagtctcatgttaaaaggaaccaccagctttcatatgttctgagcaaggaacttaaacattagcttttttaacatggcacatattgcacttttactttcttctccaacactttgtttttgcattatttaaaccaaatttaacatgtttcattatttatttgaggctaaatggatttttattgatgtatcatattaagttaaaatattcagtattgttgtaattgtcattattacaaatataaaaaataaaaatgtatttaaaaattgtccgattaatcgttATCGGGTTTTTTTTGGTCCACCAATAATCGGTAAAAGGTGTTGAAAAAtaataaatcggtcgacctctactcactactgtaaattgctctggaaaagagtgtctactaaaatgGAAGAAATTAATAGACCATTTCAGTTCACATAGAAATAACTTGCATTTGCTAAAtatttcaagaaactggaaaacatatgAAGCAAGTACTTTTATATTCCACAAGTACTTTGAGATTAACGGTTTTGTAAAGAATTATCACACTTAAATTACACATTCTGATAAACACTCAAATACATTTAGTTAAAAATAaattgcactgggcctttactagtcctgtattagcggaccgaTATAGACTTCTTCAGCTCGGGcaaatgtttattttaatttggGGGGGTGCAGTATAAGTGAATACTTACTCTTTCTCGGTATACATTAGTGTTGATTCGGGCCAAGCTTTCATATATTTGATCACACTTCTCTGGATCAGAGAGCTGTCAAGAAAAATCAGATCAGTTCATAGGGGGTTCATACAATATAATCTAGAAACTATCCACATACAGATACTGTTATATGGGATTGTTTTTAAGATTTAGAGGCTTAATCTGTAAAATGTCCTGCAATTTCAAAATAAGTGTTTTTGCAAATGAGCAATGCATTGTTTCAAAATACGTCTAAACCCATCATGTTGATCATAGGTTAGGCTGCATTTCATCCTCAGTCTCATTCGTCAATTTACCAAACAGTAGGGGGGGGTTATGGTTTTCAAATTAATTTTCTGTTTTTGTAAGTGAACCACCCCCCTGTGGTGCTGCCCTAACTGCATGATTGTCGTGTCTCACCACAACTCAATTACATCTCTTGACTATAGCTCTATACTTTGATTTACATTGCTAAACATGTTTGTTTTGCATGCAACTGCAAGGTCGATATGGACGGGTGCCCCATCATCCTAGCTAAATATAGCTAGCCACATTGGTTGACGTTCTCGTGCGACATTGTAAGTGGATTCGCTCTACCTGTGTGTTTTCACCTTCACGAAAAGCATGGGTTACTCTCTGCCGTAGAAACGTTCCTAAATCACGGCCTTTCTTTGATTCGTCCCGTGGCCATTCTTCGCAGAGTTTCAAGAACTGGCGGTACCGTGCTACAGACATGTTCTGTTATGCAACGCTAAAAACAAAACGAATAGATAAAGATATAAATGAGCAACCTGAGTATGGTCACTATCGGAGACCGTAGTTTTTTTTAGGCCTGTTGTTGCTATCTCACATCCTTGGGGCGttcttaaccccaaccctaaacatAATTTATCCTTCCCTAACCTTTGCCCTTAACAATTTGAAATGTCGAGGTCAATGGGATAGGCACGTCCCAACGATCCCGGATAGCATGGACTCTGGTGTATTTCGGTGATGGTGTTACATGTCAATTCTTCCCCAAATTGGAAAACTATAATTTTGCATCAAGGCAAGCGCTCACATTAAACATTTAAGATGAGCGCAGCTGGGAAAAAGGCTATCGGGGCACCGGGTTATGGTGTCGTGGAATGGATCAGTACCGCATGTCGATTTGCTACAGATAGAAATGATTTCAGAAGGTATGGGCCAGATGGCTAAACATTCCTATTTCAAATGCAACGTGTTTCATGtgtcatgttagctagctagccaactagctagcttcTTTGCCAAACATGCGCATGCTTTGCCCTTGGATATACCGGTATCAACAGCCCTGAGCTAATTGCTCAGCAGTCTGTTGCTAGCATAACATTATCTGGAAATTAGGAGGGTTTTGTGATTAAAAAcaaatccccccccacacacacacacacacaactgaacTGTCATTGAGTCAACGTGTAACTCAATTAATGAATATCTCCATTCAATAACGATCCAATAATTGTACATAGTGATATGAATTCGTTGCTAATCGATCTGTTTCTGTAGGAACCTTCTGGTCAACTTGGGACTCTTTGCAGCTGGAGTTTGGGTTGCCAGGAATCTCTCAGATTTTGACCTGATGTCCCCTCAACCAATCATCTAGTGCAATAACAAGATGGATATCGTGAGAGGTACAGGACAGGCCATTAACCTCACATCAGAATTCATGTTTGATAACTATTGTTATTACTGTGTAAATTACTTGTATTCTTTCTGTCAAATGTTTAATATTGGTTGTTGCCAGTTGAATGTGGAATTAACAGAATAATCCATTTCTCATTTTATTTTCAGGTGTCTCGGACCAAAATGTCAGTCATAAGGACAAGATCTTGGGCTTGTTTGACATTGCAGGTGAATGCCGACTGACTGATCTGCAAAGGACTTTGCATCATAAATAACATCTTGTTATTTTATTTGTAGGTCAGTCAGGTCAATTTACCTATTATTCATTAGGGTTTTGATCCTCTCGAACGTGGCCATTTACTTTATATTTACTGTGTTGGCACAAAATCATTGTTTGTTGGTGATAGTCTGGAAACTGGTGTGCCTGCCTGCTTAATACATTATTAAAACTGTATGACATTGCTTTCAGTATCTCAACATTTTATGTAATTGTTAACTTAATGCAATAAATAACCATGTAAATAAGTGCTTTGACATTATTTGTATCTTTAAAAGTGCTAGAGAGAACTTAAACTGAGCTAGGTATGAATTAAATCAATCATATTGAAATTCTAAAAGAATGAAACAGTCAGGACACGCCCACTCAACCACAGTCAAGCAAAGGGTGTGTGCCATGCTCCAGCTGCTGGTAtcaaccaatgatgtatataaaccctggattgctgatgctatgtattggccaatgagagcCTTCGAAGCCACCGGTTGGTCATATGGCACTCCCAGAAGGAGCAGTCCTCCAAAGGaattaatggaattctacagtatttcaataagATATGTAATGGACAAAATTACATGATAATGACATATTTTACATGCTTGTACACTTACACTACtgtttaaaagtttggggtcatgtagaaatgtccttgtttttgaaagaaaagcacatgtcttgtccattaaaataacatcaaattgatcagaaatacaatgtagacagacattaatgttgaaaatgactatcgtagctggaaacggctgattttttaaaatggaatatctacagaggcccattatcagcaaccatcactcctgtgttatgttagctaatccaagtttgtcattttaaaaggctaattgatcattagaaaaccctttggcaattatgttagcacagctgaaaacttttgtgctgattaaagaagcaatacaactggccttctttagactagttgagtatctggagcatcagcatttgtgggtttgtttacaggctcaaaatggccagaaacaaaaaaaactttcttctgaaactcgtcagtctatttttgttctgagaaatgaaggctatttcatgcgagaaattgccaagaaactgaagatctcgtacaacgctgtgtactactacatcgcctatgggcacaaacccaccgtcgcttaaccagacaggactggaaaaaagtgctcttcactgacgagtcgcgattTCGTCTCACCAGGGGTGGTGGGTAGGATTCTCGGTTATCGTTgaaagaatgagcgttacaccaaggcctgtactatggagtgggattgatttggaggtggagggtccatcatggtctgggtcggtgtgtcacagcatcattggactgagcttgttgtcattgcatgcaatctcaatgctgtgcgttacagggaaggcatactcctccctcatgtggtacccttcctgcaggctcatcctgacatgaccctccagcatgacaatgccacctgacatactgctcgttctgagcgtgatttcctgcaagacaggaatgtcagtgttctgccatggccagcaaagagcccggatctcaatcccattacaACTCTTTGTTTGTCTGAATTTGTGGGTTTTACGCATCAGCCAAACTTCTGGGAGAGTGCGATGGTTCTCTTTTGGCTAGTGGGGAGGCAACCATGAACAGCCATCCATGATGCTGTGGTGATTGACATTTAACCGTAGCTGTTGCGGGTCCACGGCTTAGCTGGCTCTTAGGCGCGCGATGGTGTCCTTGGAGCGGGTGTAGGCCATGATGTCCTTGTACTTCCACGATGCTAGCCCAGCCATGGGCAGACCTAACCTGAAGGCAAAATCTCTCCGCGTCTTGAACACTGGTGGGGGGTTCCAGGGTTCTGAGAATGGGGGTGGCAAAATACTGTTCAAAGTAGCTGGCTTTCCTGTCTTGTGGATGATGGTGACCAAGTTGGATGGTCCCTGTGCCCTAATGATGTTAATAAGATGATGATCTTTGTCAAAGGTAGTAGTAAGGGGAGGCAATTTTTATCGCATGCACCAGTCAGTCAAGGAAGAGGTGGGGAGTATGGGATGTAGGTTAGAGGAAGTTGTGCAGAGTAGACTATGGTTTAGGCACACAGGTTTGAATGTCACGTTGTGGATGATAGGTCTGTGTGATGAGTGTTTAGTGGAGGAAACAGTGGAGTGTGTGGATATTTTGTGAACAGTATGATGCAGATAGGGGGAGATTGTGTCAAAGGATTAGAGAGGCTGGTTGGTGTTTGGGTGGTGTAGTGGGGGAAGGGAAGTGGTGTCTAGGGCTCTATTTCACTTTCTTACTGGAACATGAATAATTAAAATAAGCCATGACTGGCCttacactccagtacagtaggtggcggggTATGCACCTTAAAAGTTGGATGCGATCCGCCAACCCAATCCCGAAGCAGAAGAAGAATAGTACAACGACCAGAAGTAAGTAACGTTATGCTTTAAAGGTGCCGGTAGATCGATGAATAGATTAACTTTAGGATCAATGAGCTGTAGGCTACTAATGAATTTTTCAAAGTAAATTATATGTGGGAAGTAACTGGAAGGCATGAGCGTGGTTTCAAAAGCCATGCATTTCTAGGCTAACTATCATGCTAGCTGGCTACTGTAGTTCATTTGGCGTGCTTGTTTTAGGTGCAAAACTCGTACTAACGCACACTATTCTGATAGTTTTGGTCAGCATGGAGTTTCATTCATCAACATGTAATTTTGCCACATGTTCAAATTCCCCTAGGAGCAGTCCATGGCTTCTTCAGACGTCTTTGTTGCTGCTGCTCGCAAATGTCTACGAGTTGGAAAGAAACGCTTCTCTGCCACTGTGAGTCTGAACCTGGCTACTCAGGTCCTGGCTGTGGACTTGGGCCTGAAGCCCGCTCTGCTATATGACAGTAATACAGCATCTGCAGAGCAGGTCCAACAGTATTTAAACTCTCTGCAGGCTGCACAACTTGTGTCTAAATCTCTCCAGACAGTGGTCATCAGTGAGAATTCCTTGATTGTGAACCCATCCCTAACTATAGCAAACTTGGAGGCACTTCTCTTGAGGAGGACTGTGACTGTGGTGGATGTATGTCACTCATTGGAGCAGCCTGCCATCACTGAGCTACAGTGGGGAGCTATCAGGGACATGATTCATGCTTTACTTGCTCATATTAGACAGTTTGGGCAACATTCTGCGATGAGAAATGTCCCTCACCGAATTGAAAAGAGACATTGTGAGGCATGGAATCTGTGTACTCTTTTTGGGATTCTATTGGGCTACCCCTCCACATACTGGTTTGACCAGAGCAGGAGCTTTGAGAACTGCCTAGCTATGTCTCCGCTGGTGGTGACCAAGGCTGTGGCCTCCTGGCAGGGTGGTGGTTCTGGAGTTGAGGGTCACAGGTGTTGCCTGTATTCCTTCAGCACCCCAGAGATGTTGCAGGCAGAGATTCTGTCAGTGATGGCTAGCTGGACTACACAGCTTCAGGAACAATTTCAGCAGCAGACGATCTTCTCTGACCTCTGTTTAACAAGATCAACTGTCACCTTACCTTCTGTGGCTCTATGATTATAATGGCACTTTGTGGATGGATATTGTATGAAAAATGTGACGGTATTTGTATTTTGGATATTGTCTGTAAAACAATTGATAAGCAAACATTGAAGCAGTTGTTCATGTTTCCAAACTGATTTACATAATCAAGTTGGAAACACAATTTATTTAAAATATAAATGCATTTGTGAGGGAAGTTTACACCAATGActactacatcaagcttgtggctccaaacttgttggatgcgttgcattttgttttggttgtgtttcagattgttttgcccaataggaactgaatggtgaataattAATATTGTTtcattttggggtcacttattgtaaataagaatatatgtTTCATAACGCTCCTACATGAATGTGTATGCTACCATGATTAGGAGTAATCATGAATAAATTGtaaatgatgagtgagaaattAAGAGGCACAAAGATCATAATCTTTATTCCTGATTTTGggggtatttcattttttatttaactaggcaagtcagttaagaacaaattcttatttacaatgatggcctaccccggccaaaccctaacgacactgggcaaattgtgcactgccctatgggactcccaatcacggccggttgtgatgcagcctggaatcgaaccagggtctgtagtgacacctctagcactgagatgcagtgccttggaccactgtgccactcaggagcccaaaatAGTATAATatgatcattattcatgattatctgtaatcatggtagaatCCACATTAGTGTTCAGAAACATTCTATTCTTTTTTACCATAAGTGACTATACATTATTTGCCATTCACTTCCTTTTGGGCAAAACAATCTgacacacaaccaaaacaaactgcatatgcatccaacaagtttgtagagtcacaagcttgatgtagtgattgtgtgctaggaatatgggaccaagtaCTTATTACTTTTTCAAATGGGTGGACTAGATGCATAAAATGCCTTCATTTCtaaacaataaaacatatttatgaaaataccctcaaattaaaagcGACATTCTATACTGTCggctcatatgaaacatttgatctcaaatccaaaatgctggagaaaAGAGCCAAAAACAGAGAGGAGTGTTTATACTAGTTAGCTAAAATGGTGTACAGGCTAAAGGCGTATGCTTCTCAGCCTAAACAGTTCGGTAGAGTTCGCATCTAGATTGACATTTTGTGacggtttttgtttgttttggacttCGGTGAGTTTTTTTATTTGTGCTGTTTGGGGGCACAATTTATTTCTGGAAGCAAGCCGAAGTTCTGTGCTGAACTCTACGCCCCTtcatcggtgattggtcaacagtagggattcttcactCTTTGTcattctccagacctgaacccaatagaacatctttggagggagctgaaagtctgtattgcccagcaacagccccgaaacctgaaggatctggagaaggtctgtatggaggacttggccaaaatccctgctgcagtgtgtgcaaacctggtcaagaactacaggaaacgtatgatctctgtaattgcaaacaaaggtttctgtaccaaatattaagttctgcttttctgatgtatcaaatacttatgtcatgcaataaaatgcaaattaattacttaaaaatcatacaatgcgattttctggatttttgttttagattccgtcacTCACAGTTgaatg contains:
- the LOC112254802 gene encoding ubiquinol-cytochrome-c reductase complex assembly factor 2, with translation MSVARYRQFLKLCEEWPRDESKKGRDLGTFLRQRVTHAFREGENTQLSDPEKCDQIYESLARINTNVYRERFPRTRDTSFTGVTVEECRMLLATGNMQQMNEKKKGLWKTLMERFATKQDVTPEKAPENK
- the LOC112254803 gene encoding mitochondrial import receptor subunit TOM6 homolog — protein: MSAAGKKAIGAPGYGVVEWISTACRFATDRNDFRRNLLVNLGLFAAGVWVARNLSDFDLMSPQPII
- the lg07h1orf74 gene encoding UPF0739 protein C1orf74 homolog, with product MASSDVFVAAARKCLRVGKKRFSATVSLNLATQVLAVDLGLKPALLYDSNTASAEQVQQYLNSLQAAQLVSKSLQTVVISENSLIVNPSLTIANLEALLLRRTVTVVDVCHSLEQPAITELQWGAIRDMIHALLAHIRQFGQHSAMRNVPHRIEKRHCEAWNLCTLFGILLGYPSTYWFDQSRSFENCLAMSPLVVTKAVASWQGGGSGVEGHRCCLYSFSTPEMLQAEILSVMASWTTQLQEQFQQQTIFSDLCLTRSTVTLPSVAL